In Alteromonas sp. RKMC-009, the genomic stretch CGAACATACTGGAGTAGACCGGCTGGATAAGCATCTGAGCAACCTTATCCCCTTTGAACAGTTCAATGGTTCTGTCGGAGTGGTTAATCAGATTGACCATGACTTCACCGGTGTAGCCTTGATCGACCACACCCGCCATGACATCCAGACCATACTTGGCAGCCAGTTTACTGCGCGGCCAGATAAGGCCCACCGTCCCTTCAGGCAAGCCGAAGGCTAAGCCGGTACGGATATTCGCCTGACAACCAGGCTTGATTACTACTGGCTCAATGGCCGTTAAATCGAGTCCTGCATCACCAGGATTGGCAATGGCAGGGATAACTGCATCTGCATGCAGCTTCAATACTTTAGTCATTCTTCTTCATCCAAATGGCAGTACGGACAGGTCTCATAGTCGTCTGTGTCAAAGTAATTCTGACAGTTCGGGCATTCAGCCATAGGGTCGAACATGGGACTGCGAGGATCGTTGCTGTACTGCCTTACATCTTCAGGCAAGTTATACATTGTGTTCTCCGTCATCGGAAAGCACCGCAGCCACCGAACGGTGGCCGCTAGGAATCCAGTCGTTTCCTGAGTCCCTTCATGAGCTGGTCGATAAGGGTGTTGTGATAAATATCCAGTGCCTGCTTAATCTGGCTTCTGGGACTGTCTGACAGTATTTCGGCGGCGATATCGCGGCACTCATTCAATGAGTCGGCACTCGCAAAAACACTGATTTTCTGATTTTCAAGGTAGGTTTGTTGTTCAGGTGACATATAGGCTCTACATAGTGGTTCTTCCCTCATTTCAGGAATTTAGAATATCGGTCTGATACTTCTTGCACGCGCAGCAGCTACCGAACGGTAGCACTAAAATCTCTCTTCTCTGAGGTAAAAAAAGAAGCCCCATAAGGGGCTTCGTTCAGGACAGTGCGTAGTTACACTGTTTGATTTGATTGGTGATGTTGCCAAGTTTAGGTAACTTGTATTTCACACCGTGAATTTGACTCAGTATGTCCTCCAAGAGGTCTGATGCCGATAACTCAGCAAAGATATCTCTGTAGTACATGCGAAGCCGGTTCATGTGGTTAGCGTGACACTTGAACTCATCGTGCACACATACGATAGGGAAGGGCTTGTATTCCAGCGTACGGTTAATCAACGCATACAGGTCAGGCAGTACAGTAAGTACATCAGCCAGCGCAATATCACCGGTTGCCAGTGCAGTAGCCCAGCGCAGTGATACGAACTTACCGGAAGGCTTGGGTACAGAAGCTGCAAAGGCGGCTTCAATCTTCTCACGTGCAATGTCCAGTAACACAGGATCATAGTTACAGCGTCTGTTCATCTCACGTACCACCATGCCGTCAATGCTGTGAATCACATTGGCCGCCACAGATAAACCTTTCTCTGTACCGCGAGGCATGTGGCACACGTGGTCAAAGGTGGCCTTACCCAGTTCTGCTACTTCAACTCTGAATTGCAGGGCTTCTGTAACAGGGCAGTGAGCATTGAACCCGTCCGGTAATATCCAGTCATGACTCAGTGCATACGGTTGCCATGCGTTAAGCAGATGCTGCATAACTTCACATGCGCCCGGTGCGACAAGTTCCAGTGCTTCGTAGAAACACTCCAGTTCTACGGTATCTTCACCAAAGATTTCCTTTGGCTTCTCTTTAGATCCGTAGAAGTGCGTCATTACCGCCGGCTTTACCAACTTACGGTCTAAGGTAATGGTGATACCCTCTTTGACCAGCAGTTTATTCATGACATCAGTTACCTGCGTATAGATATCAGCCCGTTCACTAGGGTTGATCAGGCCTGTGTTCTCCGCAGTCACAGCACAGTTATGCATTGCACCCATTAACTGTAAGCCGGATGAGCAGGCATCCAGCCCAACCATGAAGCCACTTGGACGCTTTGCCACAGCGTCTTCTAATGCCAAGATGCCGGCATACATGATAGGTGGCTCATCAGCAGCAGGCACCAGTGCATAGAGTTCTTCCATAGACTTACTTGATACCCACTCAATGCGGTCTTCAAACAAGTCTTTGTCCATGCCATAAGCGTTAGCGATGGCGATTTTAACGTACTCAGTTCCAGTAAAAGTTTGCATAGGTATTCCTCAATAGTATGCAGAGCAGCCCAGCGGTAGCGTAGGGCTGCGGAATGGATTTAGTTATGAAATGTGATGTTCACATCAAGGTAAGGCGGAGTAGAGTTAAGTATCTCTACTGTGATTTCTTCCTGTGGCTCGCCGTCTTTGGAACAGAAGTACCAAGTACCGTCTGTATCTTGGCAGTAGATCCTGCGTTCGGGAGACTTGAAGTATGTGCGACCAGCGGCAAGGTCAATATATCGTTTAAGAGTTAGCTTCATTTCTGTGCCCTTAGTCCGGCTTCGTAACCAGCTTTGAAACCGTCTTCTGGGTCAACATCGTATGCCTCGTTTTCAATCCAAGATTCGTAGGCTATTACCCAATCTGGCTTCTTAATGCGCCATCTCAAATGTGGATGTGAGATAGGATTCACATCGCCTGATTCCCTCATGGTGTGCCATTTCTCACCTTCCTTTACTTGGCACTCTAACGTATGGCCTTCCATGATTGCTTTAAGGGATTCGTTACGGTTAAGGATAGGGTTACTCATTCGATTACCTCTTTGTCAGCGAACTCAATAATGGCCTTGCGGAACTTATTGCCTTGGGTATTAACGTGATAACCCTGCGAGTAAGTACGACCTCTTTTGTCGTATTTGTGGGTTAGCCAGAACCGGTTACCCAGTTGAATTAACTCACGGTATATGCCATAGGATTCCTTAACGAATGTGTTCCACTGGCGCTTAGTGTCATGGCTCATCTTCTCAGGGTTCTTAGGTGTTTCAGACAACTGCGTTAACAGTCTTTGATTCAGGCACAAAGGCACCTGATTGAAGGTATTCAATGAGTCCAGACATATATCACCATCATGATATGTGCCTTTGCCAAGGATCATTGAAGACTTCTCTGTAAGCAGAGCATTATCGTAGTTGCTCATCACTTCATTAGGACTCACTACCATAGGTGGCAGATACTTTGTCCGGTTGATGTGATTCACTGTGGTTTCTTCAAGCTGAAGGTTATTTACTAAGTACCACTGTCCGTATTCTTCTTCCTGTATCAGGTCATAGAATCCGAACTCTGTAATCACAGCCATGATTTCAGCCGCGGTCTTAATACCATCTACTTTGTCGTCCATTCGCAGGACACCGGCAACCTGACCAAATACCTCAGTAAAAGGCTTTGGCTCAGTTATCTGGCATGTATGCACTAAGATACTCAATACAACATCATCAAAATCGAGCCCTGCAAGCTGTGAGAGGCGATAATTCTTCTTAGGGAAGTAATCACCTTGTCTCCACTCATCAACAGCGTCAGCAGCGTCTGAGATAAGCTGAGCGATGTCTGGGTCTGATGTCAGATCCCTTACAATCACTTTCTCAATGGATTTCTTACTGAATGTCTTCTCGACATAACGCTGATGGTCTACTAAATCAATACGTGTATTCATCTGACTCATCTGTCTCAATTCCTCTATTGGCGCAGCCATTACAGCCACCGAACGGTGGCCTAAAAATCTCTCTGTCTCTCTCAAAAACAAAAGGGCCGAAGCCCTGATGTTTAAGCGAAGTTGAAATCACCACACTCGAAGTGAGACACAATAGACTCTTTATCTAAATCCTGTTCTAACTCATGGATAAACAGGGCCAGTTCTTCGTCAAACAGGTTAATTTCTTCAAATTCACACATACTCTTTTCCTCATAGTTGTGTATTGGAATAACAGGCAACATGCCCAGAACAGTGACTTGTCACTGATTAAATGTGGGTGATTACCCATTGGCCGGCGATAAGACACGCACAGCCGAAGAACACAGTTAAGTGCCAGTCTTTAAGCTGAAATTTCATTGGTACTCCAGATAGCAAAAAGGCTACCGAAGTAGCCTATTTAATGATGTTAAGCAGTCTGTTTCTGCTGGTCTTTAGACTTGAATCCCAGACCAACCTGCTTATCTTCAACCAAGTTCAGATTGATTTTGAACTCAACATCACCTAACTGATCTTTTGCTTCAATGAGCAATGCGTGAATTTCACGGCGCAGTGACAATGGAATGCCACCAATGCGTGAAGTGGAACCGTCAGCCAACACCACATCCACATTCAGAAATGCATCAGAACGATTAGTCTGAGCACGTGATTGCAGTGGAGAAGCTGAACGAAGGTTTGCACGGTTTGCTAAAGTTGCCATAGGTCTATTCCTCATAGTTGGCATTAATGTCGGATTAAGAGACCATTCTCCGAATCCCACACTGGCAACTTGTTGCCCTAAAGTTCGGCCTGAAGAGAGGAAAAATTGAAATGTTTTGACAGGTGCTTAATACATCCATAGGCTGAGCGCCAGCGAAGCCCAGTGTAGTGTCTTGTTGTGTAATGTAAGTGTAGTTATAGAGATCTATATATAACTATACAGAGAGTATTTATATATAAATATTAAGGGTATATGGCGTAGCCATATACCCGTTATATATTAAGTAATAGAGAGTAATAATTAAGTAAGTATTAATTACTTCATAGGTGCAATTTGAGAAAAAATAAAGACTCCCGAAGGAGTCTTATTAGTGAATGAGTACAGGACATTCAGGTTTTGGTGGTACTAATGGTGGACGGAAGTGACTTAGCGGACTAACCATAAATCTACTACCATCTTCCCATGTATCACACGTATTCATGTCACCGTGGTAAGTGACACCCTGTTTGTCTGTGAACTCGAATGAGACAACCCCATCCTCATGTACATAACAAATGGTAATGCGACTGAATAACTCTAAGTGACTACCACTTAATACGTTAGCTTCAAGCCACAATGCAATCTCAACAGATTGATCTTTCATAACCATTCCTCTTAGGTTATTAACAGATGCACACTATTGTACATCCACTAAGGCAACTTGTTGCCAATGTATCGGTGATGTATCGGAATAGGGATAGAGATAGATAGGATACAGGTTATGGGAGTTATTCATTAATCACCTCATATTCCTAACCCTATCAATCCCTATAAGGAGATCTCAGTGAAGATGAGGCATTACCCTAGTTACAGACTGATGCTGTCACAGAGGCTTACAGGACGTAATAAAGAGTAATACAGAAAGCTGTCTTAGCACTGAGTGTAGAGTGTAGTGAGTGTAGGAGAATTAAAGGGAGCCGAAGCTCCCGATGATTAGTTCATTAACTGAGGTAGGACAGTATCAACCTCATAGTCAGAGATTTCCTGTTCCTTACGTTGTGACATGCGTTTGTTCAACGCTTCAATACGGCGTTCAGTTTCATACTTGTTGAACTTACGGCGAACTTCACGTTCACTGTTACGGTTCTCAGTATGAGCGTCCAAGTCTTTGTAGAAGGACTGAGTATAACCATCCACTGATTTAGTACCTTGGTCCAAGTTACGCAGGATACGTAATACGATGGTGAATGGTGCTAACAGGGTTTGTAGGATAACTTGCATGGTAGATTCCTCTATAGTTGTGGGCTTATTCCCACGGTAGCAACTTGTTGCAGGATTTGAGTGTAGGGGGGGTGGTTCCGAGTTTACGAGGAATTACAGGGAGTAATGTACCCGTACTAATTTTTTAAAATTTTGAAAAAGTTTCGACTGTGTTAAAGTGGGATTCCCTTCAGGTCTTCAGTACCTGATACCACGCAAGACATTTGCACTCCCTCAATCCCTCCAAAGTATTCCTGCCATGACAATTCTATCAGTCGATGAAGTGAAGGCGGCATTGCCGGCTAACTTTAAGAAGTCTATTAATCAGGAACTCATTGATGGTATTAATCAGACCATTAGTGATCCTGAAATGTATGAGCAGTACAGGGATAACTTAGTCAGTTATTCTCATGTTCTGCAGAACGGTAAGTTTAAAGTTACGCAGTACCTTGATGCGGTTATGTATGTCAGTTACAAACTGATGGGCCATACGAACATTAAGTCATACACGCTAACGTTCCCCGATAAGATTGACCGGTTTAATGCACAAGGTGTTTCCAGTAAGGACATTGCCAGTTACGTAACTGCGTATAACAAATCCAAACTGGTTAACTTAATCCTTGAGCAGACACTGGTTCCCACCTGGGTTCTAAACCAGGATTTATATCAGAAAGCCCTTAATGTACAGGCCGAGTTAATGATGACTGCTCAGTCTGAGAAGGTGCGCTCTGATGCTGCGAACAGCATCCTCACGCAACTCAAACAACCTGAAACCCAGAAGATACAGTTGGATGTTGGTGTTAAGGAAGACAGTATGCTTGAGCAGCTTAAACGCCATACGGCGGAACTGGTTGCACAGCAGCGTACGTTAATCCAGTCAGGGCATTCCTCTGCACAGGAAGTGGCGCACAGCAAGATCATACAGGCCGAGTACAGCGAGGTGCCTGATGAATAAGCTGACCCTTGAAGAGGACGGGCCACCGTCCGTAGAGGAACACCTGTCCTCTGTTATTTATGGTATCGACCCGCGCTACACCCCCTCTGATTTCGCCCTCGAATTTGTCTCATTCATCAAACTGGTAAACGGTGCTGATGGTGAGGAGAACTTAACCCCGCTGGTTCACTACCGTATGTTAGATACGGTCACCCGTGGCGGTACACGCATTACTAACCTGTGTCACCGTGGTATTGCGAAGACGACAGTGATGGGTGAGTACCTGTTCCTGTATATCGCTGTGTATGGTGAACTTCCTGGCTTCGGTAAAGTGGACCTGGCTTTGTATGTCTCTGACAGCATCGACAACGGTGTGAAGAACATGCGTAAGAACCTTGAGTTCCGCTGGGAGAACAGTGATTTCCTTCGTGAGTTCATCCCGACTATCCGTTTCACGGATATCCGGTGGGAGTTCCAGAACATTGACGGTAAGAAGTTTATCGTTAAAGGGTATGGTGCCAAGACCGGCGTACGGGGTGCGAAGGAACTGGGTAAGCGGCCGCAGCTGGCGGTGCTTGATGACTTGTTTTCGGATGAAGATGCTAAATCACCCACGGTGATTGAGAACGTTGAAGCGACTGTCTACAAGGCTGTTAACTTCGCACTGCACCCAAGCCAGAATATGATTATCTGGTCCGGTACGCCGTTTAATGCCAAAGATCCTTTGTACAAGGCCGTTGAGTCCGGTGCATGGGAAGTTAACGTATTTCCGGTGTGTGAGCGTTTCCCTTGTACCCGTGAAGAGTTTAAGGGTTCATGGCCTGACCGTTTCACCTACGACTACGTGCTTGAGCAGTATGAGAACGCTGTGAAGCTGGGTAAGGTGGATACGTTCAACCAGGAACTGATGCTCAGGATCATGAGTGACGATGACAGGTTGATTCTGGACACCGATATACGCTGGTACCGCCGTAATCACCTGATTGCCAACCAGCACCTGTATAACTTCTATATCACCACTGACTTTGCGACCTCAGAACGGGCCAGTGCCGACTATTCTGTCATTTCCGTGTGGGCCTATAACTACAATGGTGACTGGTTCTGGGTAGATGGTATCTGTAAGCGCCAGCTGATGGACGCCAACATCAATGATTTATTCAGATTGGCTCAGAAATGGCGGCCACAGTCGGTGGGCGTGGAAGTATCCGGACAGCAGGGCGGTTTTGTTACTTGGATCCAAGAGCAAATGATGGTCAGGAACAACCTTTTCACCCTGGCTTCAGAGAACAATAACGGAAAACCTGGTATTCGACCTGTAACGAAGAAGTTTGAGCGGTTTCAGACCGTGCTTCCGATGTTCAAAATGGGTAAAATGTACTTTCCGGTTGAAGACCGTGATACGCCGGTACTCCGCGAAGCCTTAGATGAACTCACACTGGCTTCCAAAAGCGGTTTCAAGTCTAAACATGACGACTTTATTGATACCGTATCCATGCTGCCGGTAATGAACGCATGGAAACCCTCGCAAGAAACTCACTACAGCCATGATTTTGAGCGTGATATCTGGGATGACGCACCAGAACACGATGACAATGACCGGTTGGCCTCTTACATCGTATAACCCGCCAAGGAAACTACATGTTACTTTCCGATTTCTTTGATCACCTGTCGTATGGTGACCTTGCACAGTACAAATTAGGTACTGATGATGCGGGGTACATCAGCGAAGCTGATTACCCCAAGATAGTCTCGTTTATTAACCGCGGATTATCCCGACTGCACACACGATTGCCGTTAAAGCACGGCCAGATCTTGATGCAGACCACACTTAACCAGAAAACGTATAAATTAGTCAGTACGTTTGCTGCTTCTACTGCACCAGACGTTGCTGACGGAGTGAATCGCTTTATACTGGACCACGAATCACCCTTCAAAGACGACATCATCACTGTTGAGAAGGTACAGAGTCAGTCCGGCTTTGAGTTTCCGATGAATGATGCGTCTGAAGACCTTACTGTACTGACTCCCAGCTACAACACCCTGCAGTTCTCCCAACCCAAGGATGAAATTGTGGCGGTCATGTACCGCGCACAACATCCACTGCTACCGAACGGCCCTGACATCGATCCTGCGGCGATTTCACTGGACATCCCTGACTTCTGCATAGATGCCCTGGGTTACTTCTGTGTACACCGTCTGCTTAGTTCAGGGGCCAATGCCGAAGCCATTCAGGAATCCAACGCTTTCTTGCAGAAATTCATGATGGAAGTTGAGGAAATCAAGTCACTCGGGTTACTGAATCCGGATATCAACTCAAGCCAGCGCATCTGGCGGGACGGATGGGTATAACATGAAAAGAAGTTTAGTATCTTCAATGGTACGCAGCATGCTACGACCCCTTTCCGGATACGGGCTTGGGCCACTTTTACAGTCACGTTATTTCACCCAGTTTGATGACGTTGCACAGACGTATATCCAGTTATCTGAAGATATCAATCTGGATAACGAATTTGAACTTGAATGGTGGGCCACAATCCCTGATGACGGTTCGTACATGCTGGCCGATAACAAGAACGCTAACGGTAACAGCCGGTTTGTTATCAACGGTGCAACTGACCGCACAGTATACGGGTTTGGTTTCTCCGGTTTCGCTACCGGTATCCAGCGGTACGCAGAGGATAAACACAAATTCTATAAGTTCAACATACGCCGGTTCGATGATGTATTGCGGCTGATGATTGATGATAAGCTGATCGGCGAGAATACCAACAACGGCTTTGTCATTAACAGTATCGGCTCACAATACAACGGTTCAACAGGTGTTGAGTTCCATTCGGGTTTCTTAGTCAATCTGAAGATTTGGGTTAACGGTGACAGGGATACCGGTGAACTGAAGGTAGATATGCCTATCGACCGCCGTATTGACCGCCCTTACGTAATGAATCATGCGGCCAAATCAACATTAGCACTTGTTCCAGATACCCAGTATGTGTCCCTTAGTGGCGACCAAGGCGATGCCGTGATTGAGAATGGTATCGCTAAAGGGTCACTGGAACCTGCTACTACATGGCGCGTGGGTTACGCCCAGAATGGTGTACTGGAATCTGGTAACACCTACATTGTCACGGTTCGTGCGCGTTCCACACAACCAGCGCATGTCTACGCACAGTCTTACACGTCCACTGACCGTGTACTGCAAAATATCCAGCCCGGAGATTGGCGCACGGTAACTTTGGTCTTAGTTCCTGAATCCACACGATTATTTGTCTGCGTAGAAAACAAATCACAGGAAGGACAGGTACTTGAGTTCGATGTGAATGCATTAACCGTGGTTAAGATGAGTCAGCCGGTTGGTCTTCCCGTTAACTTCAGCGGTACTGAGTCCCGCCGGTACGACTTTGAAAACGGTGAATGGATTTCCGGTAACTTACTGGACAATGGCAGCTTCACTTATGGTATGGAAGCATGGGGAGTGACCGGCGATGGTTGGTCTTTTGAGAATGGTGTAGCCTCTCGTGACGGCAATGCCACAAACTCAGGCATTCACCAGTTCGGAATCTTTGAAGCCCGTCACACCTACGATGTTTCATTTGATGTTACTGGCCGGTCAGCCGGTACGGTAGGTACATACATTGGTCAAGGCGAACAGAACTTAGGTTTCTTTTCCAGTAATTTCGGTAAAGCAACATACCGCACCGTATCCACAGCACCATCGGATAAGTTACTGCTTAATGGCGTTTCAGGCTGGGATGGTACGGTTGATAACGTAGTTGTAAGGGAAGTTCAACAAGAACTTTACCTTGCGCCGCTTGAACGCTACATCACACGTTTTGATAGCGTAAGCAACGGGTATGTCAGAACGTCTGACAGGATCAACGTAGGTACGGCCTTTGCCGTTGAATGCGTGTTTGCTACGGAAACAGACGGTGACTTCCTGCTTTCCCTGTATAACGCTGATTCCGCAACCCGATTACATTTCCGGTTACAGGGCGGCGGGGTAGCTAAACTCTTATCAGACGGTGTTACGCCAGGTCAG encodes the following:
- a CDS encoding DNA-directed RNA polymerase, yielding MQTFTGTEYVKIAIANAYGMDKDLFEDRIEWVSSKSMEELYALVPAADEPPIMYAGILALEDAVAKRPSGFMVGLDACSSGLQLMGAMHNCAVTAENTGLINPSERADIYTQVTDVMNKLLVKEGITITLDRKLVKPAVMTHFYGSKEKPKEIFGEDTVELECFYEALELVAPGACEVMQHLLNAWQPYALSHDWILPDGFNAHCPVTEALQFRVEVAELGKATFDHVCHMPRGTEKGLSVAANVIHSIDGMVVREMNRRCNYDPVLLDIAREKIEAAFAASVPKPSGKFVSLRWATALATGDIALADVLTVLPDLYALINRTLEYKPFPIVCVHDEFKCHANHMNRLRMYYRDIFAELSASDLLEDILSQIHGVKYKLPKLGNITNQIKQCNYALS
- the dut gene encoding dUTP diphosphatase, whose product is MTKVLKLHADAVIPAIANPGDAGLDLTAIEPVVIKPGCQANIRTGLAFGLPEGTVGLIWPRSKLAAKYGLDVMAGVVDQGYTGEVMVNLINHSDRTIELFKGDKVAQMLIQPVYSSMFDLEVVDSLEETQRGTSGINDTEMRLRN